The DNA sequence TATACTAGAAACAGGAAGTAAAGTCTTTAAATGGAAATCCTTTGCTGTAAATGTGCAGCACAGTATagaacatttatattattacacGTGCTGTGTTATGCACATAATTTTCAAGTTAAGCTTCTTGTCCTTGAATGTCTTtagctgtagtttttttttactgccgtTGGATCATTTAGTCTTCAACTAGAAATGAAGAGATTCAAATCTGTTTATATAATCAATAATGAGTACTGAAGTGCCATCTGAAGCCCATGTGTACATATGCTATTTTTAAGGCACTTCGTCCTGAAAAACTGTTTGGCATGCCCAGGTTTCATGAAGTTGCATTTTCAAGGAAGCCAATATCATACACCAATCTTATAAGGACCATTAACAATGCTAGTgctttttcagtgttttgtctttgtgaatttttacagaaaaacatgGATGTCAATTTGCAGCTTTAAATTGATAATCGGGTAACCAATGTTGGGCAAGTTACTTTGCTCCCCCCCCAAAGAACAGGCATTGGTGTTTCTCATAGAAATGGAGCTTGTGCTAGATGCTAGATTTTTGATAGGGTAGATCAGGGCAGCCCAACATACTGtaagttcctggagatctacagtactgtcctgtaggttttcatttcaacccagaTTTGGCACaactgattctactaattagcagttcGCCAAAATCTCTCaatgttgagtgaggtgtgttttgttagggctggagtgaaaaacctacaggatattagatctccaagaacagggttgggcagccctgctctagctgttgaattagGTGTGGCTttattagggttgaaatgaaaacctacaggatggtagatctccaggaacagggttgggcagccctgctctagctgttcaattaggtgtgctttattagggttgaaatgaaaacctacaggatggtagatctccaggagcagggttggggcAGCCCTGGGGTAGACCACGTTCTCTGCCGCCTGCACCCTTCCCATCCATCCACAGAAGCTCCACAGTGAAGAGCTTAAGGCTTGGGGGGGCCTACTACTGTAACACACGGACCTCTGTGTCTAATATCGCTTCTCCGCCTGTGGGCCCAGGAGCCCAGCGTATGGTGTCACAGTGTCCTGCGCTGTGGGCCCCTTTCAGCCGAAAACCGAGCCCCTCTGTCGCTCTCACCTGTGCTCTCTTGTATCAGCTTGTTCCCTTTTGCGTACACAGCGTGCTTATGTGCTACCTGGGGACTTAATGTTGCCTATTAGTTTCTGCGTATGTATGCGCTTTTATGTCATGACTTACGATCTCTTGTGTTTTTTCCATCTTCCTGCCTGAGGACTACAGATAGAAATGAGCCCTAatggctaaatctggcacatgTAGCATTAATCAATGTGAATTATTAAGATGCATTGTTGTTGctcagtctgtgtgtttctttacCTCTCTTCTCCCCACGTCTCCTTCCTCCCTACTTATCCCTTCATTAAATTTGACAGACTAATACTTCcaacaaaaatctaaaaataattccaaaaaaaaaaaatttgaatcaAGTTTTGTTTTATACAAAACTTGATTCTACTCTTCGAAAAAGAGAAGATTGACAGTAAAAGTGTGTGAGTTTTACGACTCGATAAAAACACCGATCTTCTTGTTTCCTGTAACATTTTAGGTTCTGGACGAAGTTCTGCTGCAGTCTTTAGTTCCAGAATTCTTTAGTTCTGTTTCAGCAGTAATTGACTTAATCTCTTTGGCTGTGTTCCTCAGTGTGACCATCGCCGTGGAGACTcggtggaggcggagcttcTCCCCTTTCAGTGAcctgtcaatcagtcagtcGTCGGCGTGACCGAACTTCTCTTTGGCTGCAATGGAAAGGAGACGCCTGAAGAGAGATCTCCAGGCCCTGCTGTGAGTGGTGACTAGTTGACACATTCATTGGTcggttagtttttttttgaaaccttAACTCCTTTTCAATCGtggtattaattaattttaataacaaGATTCAGTCATTCTAAAtgaatttcaaaacaaatcTTGTAATTCTGAACAGATGCAAAACACTGAGtctttcagatttaaaaaaaatgttttaattggtgGATGAAAAACCAGTTAGTATTGTATGTCTTATGACACGGATGTACTTTGGAACtggaaaaaaggtttttccTTGATATGAAAACAACCGCAGCAGCTTTCGTTGTTCAAAAAGCCTGAACTGAATCTCCCCTCTGGAGCAGGGCCGATTACATTGGACAGAGACTCAGAGAAAAAAGCTTTGATGCCCAAGGAAAGGCTTCAACCATGCTGGATGACTTGGTAAGAACTTCAGAATAGAAGTCAGTTCCCTGTTCCCCCCTTGCAGCGTTAGGCCACTTGCGGTTTAGTTAGCAAAGAGCTGCTCTATTTGTAGCAATGGGAAGGGAACATGTTTTTCGGCGAAGCAAAGCAGGGGTTGAGAGAACTTTCCATGTATCACAAACCCATTTTGCACTGCAATGCAAACTATTGCAATTAAACGATGAATGAAAAGGTATGGATGTTGCACTCGTGCAATTTTATAGCTACCAACAGATTAATCCCTTAACTTCCCTAATGGAATATGTGcaaaatatatgaaatgcaATGTATACAACCTAAATATATTCTGATATGTAAATAACGCCAGCAGGTCTTGCATCACTGCGATGGGACTTGTTCAATACTGCTAGCATTTCCTGTCCCCGTGCcgtacttcctgtttctctgttctcccAGGCGCACTATGACCTGGCCATTACTGTGGCCCTATGGTGGCTGGACAGAGGCGAGGGCCATGATGCCGTCGAGAGTGACCTCATGTGAGTCTCAGCCAATGAAACGACGGTCGATAAGCTGGATAAATTTGCCAGCATGAAGTAACCACATTTGCAGAAATAGAACATACCGCAGAATTTAGAAATTAAACATATTATGAAGATACTGTAATACTTAACCTGTATGTTggtaaatatacaaattattgctgCTTTCGGGGAATATACTTATTATGTTTTCCAAAATGTCCACATACAGTTAATTGCAGTATATTTCAGTGACGTAAGAGTAAAATGCTTTGGTCCAGACCTGGGCCTTGTAACTGAGGGACTGCTTGTTTTACATTGAGCTGATTGAGTCCATTAGATTGGAGTAGACTAGTCTGATCAGGTGCACTGAACTATGACACATTCAGACCTCTGTACTGGCACACCGCTGACCACCGTCCGTTTCTTTAAAAGAGCGGTCACCAGTCCTGGGGACGGCCAGTACCCCAACCATCTGGAGCGAGAAGCCATGATCCTGTCCACCTTTGCTGGGATGGTCCTGGTGAGTTTGGGGAGAGATTGAAAAAGTCACTCCGGGTCACCTCATTGGCCCCAAGACAATTAGCCAACCCATTTTGTACAAAGACTTCTGTTCCAagtcaaatgacaaaatgacagaATTCCTTATGAACAAATACTGGTCCTCAGTATTCCAGggcattgtttttaaaactgtggGTTGGGACCCAAAATGGGTTGCAGGAGTGTATGAGGTGGATCCCGGAATGAGTCTGTGGACCCCTAGACTATGTTAGCACGTACATTTGTTGGCTCCCAGAAGGGGACTAAATTTCTCATTTGGGTCCCGatgttaaaaagtatttttaatttggggCCCAAAATTAAGAACCAGTGCTCCAGGCAAAACATTGTGACCCACTCCCGCTCAGGCTGAGGTGCTGGCTCACAGGTAATGCTCCGACTCACTCAGCTGCTCTTTCTTCCACCTCTCCCCCTGTGATGTTCCAGAACAGCCTCCCTGTGGAAGAGGTCCTGTCCCTGTACAGCTGCAAGCCCTCTGCCTCTCACGCACAGCAACGCACCAAGGTAGGGTCCCCAAATCTCCTGCACCACTCTCCGCAAAACTGCCCTTCGTAGGTAGcatcattttttcacttttgtacctttatttttagaattttattctgaatttcAGAATAATCCCACTCCTCTCTGCTTATCACTGCCTTCTCTATGTAAAAGTgctgttcagtgtaaaattGTCAGTTGTGTTCATTAGCCCTTTAAGGCGCGAGATCACATATATGTGaatggaatgttcttaactgaacattctactgctgatgtcacaatcactgctggtaaactgaaagcagtggagttctagaacactggcttagaattagTGGCTTagaagaaacattccaaaaagcctgctaatggtgtgtgtatgctgcCTACAGTATATATCATATGCTGTGTAGTTTAGTTATGCACCTTCAGTCGGATGAATGTCCTTTGTAAGGGACAGTAAAGGGCACTAATCTCTTCGCTCTTCTGCAGAACTCCATCGTTCACCCTTTCACCTTGTCTTACCACCCATTCGCCATGCTGAATGCCTACAAGGCTGTGGCACATTCCAAGAGGCACTGTAAGCATTACTGACTGTGCGTCGCTCTTTCTAACCCGTTAACCTTCTGGAAATTTAGCCTAAGCTCACCTAGCGCTTATAGCTTTTGATAACTCAGATTTACTGTTCATGTTATAACATCCTCTGCAAATATAGTCTAAATCTCTCCTACCATCTATAGCTGTTAATAACCTTAATGTACTATATGTGTAATAAAGCATTCTACAAATATAGTCTAAATCTCTCCTACCATCTATAGCTGTTAATAACCTTAATGTACTATATGTGTAATAAAGCATTCTACAAATATAGTCTAAATCTCTCCTACCACCTATAGCTGTTAATAACCTTAATGTACTATATGTGTAATAAAGCATTCTACAAATATAGTCTAAATCTCTCCTACCATCTATAGCTGTTAATAACCTTAATGTACTATATGTGTAATAAAGCATTCTACAAATATAGTCTAAATCTCTCCTACCATCTATAGCTGTTAATAACCTTAATGTACTATATGTGTAATAAAGCATTCTACAAATATAGTCTAAATCTCTCCTACCACCTATAGCTGTTAATAACCTTAATGTACTATATGTGTAATAAAGCATTCTACAAATATAGTCTAAATCTCTCCTACCACCTATA is a window from the Anguilla anguilla isolate fAngAng1 chromosome 3, fAngAng1.pri, whole genome shotgun sequence genome containing:
- the LOC118222477 gene encoding uncharacterized protein C2orf80-like isoform X4 yields the protein MERRRLKRDLQALLADYIGQRLREKSFDAQGKASTMLDDLAHYDLAITVALWWLDRGEGHDAVESDLIAVTSPGDGQYPNHLEREAMILSTFAGMVLNSLPVEEVLSLYSCKPSASHAQQRTKPSGCSAGGLDSDGEDSLTEHYEGSAESLQD
- the LOC118222477 gene encoding uncharacterized protein C2orf80-like isoform X1 is translated as MERRRLKRDLQALLADYIGQRLREKSFDAQGKASTMLDDLAHYDLAITVALWWLDRGEGHDAVESDLIAVTSPGDGQYPNHLEREAMILSTFAGMVLNSLPVEEVLSLYSCKPSASHAQQRTKNSIVHPFTLSYHPFAMLNAYKAVAHSKRHSQWLQRWRSGQCKTPAPYSPSSSSSSSSSSSSSSLPSPQPSLSDGEDSLTEHYEGSAESLQD
- the LOC118222477 gene encoding uncharacterized protein C2orf80-like isoform X2, with the protein product MERRRLKRDLQALLADYIGQRLREKSFDAQGKASTMLDDLAHYDLAITVALWWLDRGEGHDAVESDLIAVTSPGDGQYPNHLEREAMILSTFAGMVLNSLPVEEVLSLYSCKPSASHAQQRTKNSIVHPFTLSYHPFAMLNAYKAVAHSKRHSQWLQRWRSGQ
- the LOC118222477 gene encoding uncharacterized protein C2orf80-like isoform X3, whose protein sequence is MERRRLKRDLQALLADYIGQRLREKSFDAQGKASTMLDDLAHYDLAITVALWWLDRGEGHDAVESDLIAVTSPGDGQYPNHLEREAMILSTFAGMVLNSLPVEEVLSLYSCKPSASHAQQRTKNSIVHPFTLSYHPFAMLNAYKAVAHSKRHCKHY